From one Triticum aestivum cultivar Chinese Spring chromosome 4B, IWGSC CS RefSeq v2.1, whole genome shotgun sequence genomic stretch:
- the LOC123093611 gene encoding 4-coumarate--CoA ligase-like 4, with the protein MATAAVHPWSGYCAATGAFRSKRAEVPLPADRDLDVVTFLASRRHSGVVALVDASTGRRTTFAELWRAVAGAATALAAPPFGLRKGHVALILSPNSVHFPVAALAAMSLGAVVTTANPLNTAAEVAKQVADARPVLAFTTRDLLPKLPRAADGLRVVLLESSSSPAPADAADPRIVATIDEISATTPDPARRRDRVTQDDQATLLYSSGTTGPSKGVVATHRNLISMVQIVMNRFRLEDSDTTETFLCTVPMFHVYGLVAFATGLLGCGATIVVLSKFELPEMLRCISAYGVTYLPLVPPILVAMVAHPKPLPLGNLRKVLSGGAPLSKELIEGFREKYPQVEILQGYGLTESTAIGASTDSAEESRRYGTAGLLSPNTEAKIVDPETGEALPVNRTGELWIRGPYVMKGYFNNTEATQSTVTPDGWLKTGDLCYIDEDGYLFVVDRLKELIKYKGYQVPPAELEALLLTHPEVSDVAVIPFPDRDVGQFPMAYVVRKKGSNLSAQEVMEFVAKQVAPYKKVRKVAFVTDIPKNASGKILRKDLIKLATSKL; encoded by the exons ATGGCCACGGCGGCGGTGCACCCGTGGAGCGGCTACTGCGCCGCGACGGGCGCGTTCCGGAGCAAGCGCGCGGAGGTGCCGCTCCCGGCGGACCGGGACCTGGACGTGGTCACCTTCCTCGCCTCCCGCCGCCACTCGGGCGTCGTCGCGCTCGTCGACGCCTCCACGGGCCGCCGCACCACCTTCGCCGAGCTCTGGCGCGCCGTAGCCGGCGCCGCCACCGCGCTCGCCGCGCCGCCCTTCGGCCTCCGCAAGGGCCACGTCGCGCTCATCCTCTCCCCCAACTCGGTCCACTTCCCCGTCGCCGCGCTCGCCGCCATGTCGCTCGGCGCCGTCGTCACCACCGCCAACCCGCTCAACACCGCCGCCGAGGTCGCCAAGCAGGTCGCCGACGCCCGCCCCGTCCTCGCCTTCACCACCCGCGACCTCCTCCCcaagctcccccgcgccgccgacgGCCTCCGCGTCGTGCTCCTCGAGTCTTCCTCCTCTCCCGCTCCCGCCGACGCCGCCGACCCGCGGATCGTCGCCACCATCGACGAGATCTCCGCCACCACGCCCGACCCCGCGCGCCGCCGGGACCGCGTCACGCAGGACGACCAGGCCACGCTGCTCTACTCCTCCGGCACCACGGGGCCCAGCAAGGGCGTCGTCGCCACGCACCGGAACCTCATCTCCATGGTGCAGATCGTCATGAACCGCTTCCGCCTCGAGGACTCGGACACCACGGAGACGTTCCTCTGCACGGTGCCCATGTTCCACGTATACGGCCTCGTCGCCTTCGCCACCGGCCTGCTCGGCTGCGGCGCCACCATCGTCGTGCTCTCCAAGTTCGAGCTCCCCGAGATGCTGCGCTGCATCAGCGCCTACGGGGTCACCTACCTGCCGCTTGTGCCGCCCATCCTCGTCGCCATGGTCGCGCACCCCAAGCCGCTGCCGCTCGGGAACCTGCGCAAGGTGCTCTCCGGCGGCGCGCCGCTCAGCAAGGAGCTCATCGAAGGCTTCAGGGAGAAGTACCCGCAGGTGGAGATCTTGCAGGGGTACGGGCTGACGGAGAGCACGGCCATCGGCGCGTCCACGGACTCGGCCGAGGAGAGCCGCCGGTACGGGACGGCTGGCCTCCTGTCGCCCAACACCGAGGCCAAGATCGTCGACCCAGAGACCGGCGAGGCGCTGCCCGTGAACCGCACCGGCGAGCTCTGGATCCGGGGACCCTACGTCATGAAAG GATACTTCAACAACACGGAGGCAACACAGTCGACGGTGACGCCCGATGGATGGCTCAAGACCGGAGACCTCTGTTACATAGATGAGGATGGCTATCTCTTCGTGGTGGACCGTCTGAAAGAGTTGATCAAATACAAAGGCTATCAG GTGCCTCCGGCGGAGTTGGAAGCTCTTCTGCTGACTCATCCAGAGGTTTCGGACGTCGCTGTTATTCC ATTTCCGGACAGGGATGTCGGTCAGTTCCCGATGGCCTATGTCGTGAGGAAGAAAGGGAGCAACCTGTCGGCCCAGGAGGTGATGGAGTTTGTGGCGAAACAG GTAGCACCTTACAAGAAGGTCAGGAAGGTGGCGTTCGTGACGGACATCCCCAAGAACGCGTCTGGCAAGATACTGAGGAAGGATCTTATCAAGCTCGCGACGTCCAAACTCTGA